In Mixophyes fleayi isolate aMixFle1 chromosome 11, aMixFle1.hap1, whole genome shotgun sequence, one DNA window encodes the following:
- the LOC142107801 gene encoding indolethylamine N-methyltransferase-like, which yields MDCSSHKLYHVHEIDSRAILDTYLSDKQEMVFGEETLKFPMEKFHYIFNAGHIKGEVLYDISFGSFIHHLYSACVVFKEISVLRFNEKCIMELNKWLHMRTGAFVWDHASTYIKEMEGKSGQCQDKEIMLKMAIKHIVKCDIEKENLTDSLVLPQADCVISACLLEAISKDQDDYLINFKKFTSLLKPGGHLILQGTLNATYFTAGQDRFHIFKYDENYLRKVLTGEGFIVDHCDVLKRKAVSDLTDYEAFIFITAHREK from the exons ATGGATTGTAGCTCCCATAAGCTCTATCATGTACATGAAATTGATTCAAGAGCTATTCTGGATACATATTTATCTGATAAACAAGAAATGGTCTTTGGAGAGGAAACATTAAAATTTCCCATGGAGAAATTTCACTATATTTTCAATGCGG GTCATATTAAGGGAGAAGTTTTGTATGACATCAGTTTTGGTTCCTTCATTCACCATCTCTATTCAGCCTGTGTAGTTTTCAAAGAGATCAGTGTGCTGAGGTTCAATGAAAAATGCATCATGGAACTGAACAAATGGCTGCACATGCGTACAGGAGCGTTTGTTTGGGATCACGCATCAACATATATTAAAGAGATGGAAGGAAAGAG tggCCAATGTCAGGACAAAGAAATAATGCTGAAGATGGCAATAAAACATATTGTGAAATGTGACATTGAGAAGGAAAATCTCACAGACTCATTGGTTCTACCACAAGCGGACTGTGTAATAAGTGCATGTCTGCTGGAGGCCATCAGCAAAGACCAAGATGATTAccttataaattttaaaaaattcacaaGTTTACTAAAACCTGGAGGACACCTGATATTACAAGGGACTTTAAATGCAACTTATTTCACAGCTGGGCAGGACAGGTTCCATATTTTCAAATATGATGAGAACTATTTAAGAAAAGTTCTCACCGGAGAAGGGTTTATTGTTGATCACTGTGACGTTCTCAAAAGAAAGGCAGTGAGTGATCTTACTGATTATGAGGCCTTTATATTTATCACAGCTCACAGGGAGAAGTAG